Proteins from a genomic interval of Brienomyrus brachyistius isolate T26 unplaced genomic scaffold, BBRACH_0.4 scaffold99, whole genome shotgun sequence:
- the LOC125727487 gene encoding serine/threonine-protein kinase PLK3-like encodes MTQCTRNLERERSLPISSIPRVSYGSRFSSGEIMSVSEPSRAQMASEVPEILVDPKTLRSYGRDELLGQGACGKCYKMTDLETGDTYAVKVIRLYSWGVEEVCEEVQILKTLRHKNVVGFSHSFEDDKFMYIFMELCSGQTLGDILKARGTLTEPEVRYYINQLISGLTYIHRQGYVHRDIKLENLFINDQMELKIGDFGLAVKLKPREKEVCGTPVYMAPEVWKREGHGREADVWALGCVMYQLLVGEIAFYDDNYWEMLKNIKEAKFILPQNLSIEAGKLMGKIFRIDPRDRPSLSNVRRHKFFTKGFTPKTLPASSCNTPPKHKSVNPFKKIFNRFMRLIRKKRSRVEPLREDAEQSGLEIPQPVESLRVLEDVNRPMNKLTWSSWSKWLRDL; translated from the exons ATGACGCAGTGTACACGTAATTTAGAACGCGAGCGCTCACTACCCATTTCGAGTATTCCACGGGTTAGTTACGGATCGCGCTTCTCTTCTGGTGAAATCATGTCTGTCAGTGAACCTTCCCGCGCTCAGATGGCATCGGAAGTGCCTGAGATTCTGGTAGATCCCAAGACATTAAGGTCCTACGGCAGGGATGAGCTTTTGGGACAG GGCGCTTGTGGCAAATGCTATAAGATGACCGATCTTGAAACTGGCGACACCTATGCTGTTAAGGTCATCCGGCTATATTCCTGGGGAGTGGAGGAG GTCTGTGAAGaagtacagattttaaaaacACTGCGGCACAAGAATGTGGTGGGGTTCTCCCACTCTTTCGAAGATGACaaattcatgtatattttcatggagttgtgcagtgggcag acactcggtgacattttaaaagctcGGGGGACTTTGACTGAGCCCGAAGTGCGATACTACATTAACCAGCTGATTTCAGGGTTAACATACATCCACCGGCAAGGTTACGTCCACAGGGACATCAAGTTGG aaaatTTATTTATCAATGACCAAATGGAACTGAAAATTGGGGATTTCGGACTGGCGGTCAAGCTGAAGCCGAGGGAGAA agAAGTGTGTGGTACTCCCGTCTACATGGCTCCAGAAGTGTGGAAACGAGAGGGCCATGGAAGGGAAGCGGACgtctgggcactgggctgtgtcat gtaccAGCTTCTGGTTGGGGAAATCGCATTCTACGATGACAATTACTGGGAGATGCTCAAGAATATAAAGGAAGCCAAATTTATTCTACCGCAGAATCTCTCTATTGAAGCTGGGAAACTGATGGGCAAGATATTTAGAATCGACCCACGGGATCGCCCGTCACTATCGAATGTCCGTCGCCACAAGTTCTTCACAAAG GGCTTCACTCCAAAGACACTGCCAGCTAGTAGCTGCAATACACCACCAAAGCATAAATCAGTCAACCCATTCAAAAAGATTTTCAACCGTTTCATGCGCCTGATACGAAAAAAGCGATCCAGAG TTGAGCCTTTACGGGAGGATGCCGAGCAGAGTGGACTTGAGATCCCCCAGCCTGTGGAGTCACTCCGTGTTCTAGAGGATGTCAACAGACCAATGAACAAATTGACCTGGTCCAGTTGGTCAAAGTGGTTGAG GGACCTGTAG